The Hemiscyllium ocellatum isolate sHemOce1 chromosome 7, sHemOce1.pat.X.cur, whole genome shotgun sequence genome window below encodes:
- the pjvk gene encoding pejvakin isoform X1, whose amino-acid sequence MFAAATKNFVKQVGDTGRLKPVPGLSEADRYQPLSLVTKRKKSFFWKKKKYSSTPFTLKDILVGEKEVSAGVSSYQLLNYEDKSDVSLNGKLGNHIIHDVGFNIDGSDSVAVKASFGIVTKHEVEVPILLREIINRKIDMEHCLVRQMKEGRRAVLCVVMESIRTTRQCSLTVHAGMRGKTMRFQIDDGRNHKGCDKAIVIPAHTTIAFSVFELYIHLDGHFELCVTSESEGGFEKEQITEQLGGLMSRFSVWKLRRCLSDFFYGNEKVLDDVRNSTLYLEDLIADYYEKATSMTDISTNYLRDNVHTRVNLLNHNISKGPCTLCGMGSSRRETVYGCLECSFNGQKYVRLHVVPCFDLWHKRIR is encoded by the exons ATGTTTGCTGCTGCTACAAAGAACTTTGTGAAGCAGGTTGGAGATACAGGCCGACTAAAACCTGTTCCTGGTCTGAGTGAGGCTGACAGATATCAACCACTCAGTCTAGTGACAAAAAGGAAGAAATCGTTCTTTTGGAAAAAGAAGAAATACAGCTCTACACCGTTCACTCTGAAGGACATTCTTgttggagaaaaggaggtttcTGCAG GTGTCTCTTCATATCAGCTTCTCAATTATGAAGATAAGTCAGATGTTTCCCTGAACGGGAAACTTGGAAATCATATAATTCATGACGTTGGGTTTAACATTGACGGAtcagattctgtggcagtgaaagCTTCATTTGGAATTGTGACAAAACATGAGGTAGAGGTTCCAATACTTCTTAGGGAGATCATTAACAG AAAAATTGATATGGAACACTGTCTTGTTCGTCAGATGAAAGAAGGTCGGCGAGCTGTATTGTGTGTTGTCATGGAAAGCATCCGCACAACACGGCAATGCTCACTTACTGTGCATGCAGGCATGAGAGGTAAAACGATGAGG TTTCAGATTGATGATGGACGAAATCACAAAGGTTGTGACAAAGCCATTGTCATCCCAGCTCATACAACAATTGCGTTTAGTGTATTTGAACTCTATATCCATTTAGATGGGCATTTTG AACTCTGTGTTACATCTGAATCAGAAGGTGGGTTTGAAAAAGAACAAATAACTGAGCAACTGGGAGGTTTAATGAGCCGATTCTCTGTGTGGAAATTGCGACGATGTCTGTCTGATTTCTTTTATGGCA ATGAAAAGGTGTTGGATGATGTCAGAAATTCCACCCTTTATTTGGAGGATCTGATTGCTGACTATTATGAAAAGGCTACAAGCATGACTGACATTTCCACAAACTACCTCAGAGATAATGTACACACACGGGTCAATCTCCTCAATCATAATATCTCTAAAGGACCCTGTACTCTTTGTGGCATGGGAAGCTCCCGAAGAGAGACAGTATATGGATGCCTGGAGTGTTCATTCAATGGGCAGAAATATGTGAGACTGCATGTGGTACCATGCTTTGATCTGTGGCACAAAAGAATAAGATAA
- the pjvk gene encoding pejvakin isoform X2, with product MFAAATKNFVKQVGDTGRLKPVPGLSEADRYQPLSLVTKRKKSFFWKKKKYSSTPFTLKDILVGEKEVSAGVSSYQLLNYEDKSDVSLNGKLGNHIIHDVGFNIDGSDSVAVKASFGIVTKHEVEVPILLREIINRKIDMEHCLVRQMKEGRRAVLCVVMESIRTTRQCSLTVHAGMRGKTMRFQIDDGRNHKGCDKAIVIPAHTTIAFSVFELYIHLDGHFDEKVLDDVRNSTLYLEDLIADYYEKATSMTDISTNYLRDNVHTRVNLLNHNISKGPCTLCGMGSSRRETVYGCLECSFNGQKYVRLHVVPCFDLWHKRIR from the exons ATGTTTGCTGCTGCTACAAAGAACTTTGTGAAGCAGGTTGGAGATACAGGCCGACTAAAACCTGTTCCTGGTCTGAGTGAGGCTGACAGATATCAACCACTCAGTCTAGTGACAAAAAGGAAGAAATCGTTCTTTTGGAAAAAGAAGAAATACAGCTCTACACCGTTCACTCTGAAGGACATTCTTgttggagaaaaggaggtttcTGCAG GTGTCTCTTCATATCAGCTTCTCAATTATGAAGATAAGTCAGATGTTTCCCTGAACGGGAAACTTGGAAATCATATAATTCATGACGTTGGGTTTAACATTGACGGAtcagattctgtggcagtgaaagCTTCATTTGGAATTGTGACAAAACATGAGGTAGAGGTTCCAATACTTCTTAGGGAGATCATTAACAG AAAAATTGATATGGAACACTGTCTTGTTCGTCAGATGAAAGAAGGTCGGCGAGCTGTATTGTGTGTTGTCATGGAAAGCATCCGCACAACACGGCAATGCTCACTTACTGTGCATGCAGGCATGAGAGGTAAAACGATGAGG TTTCAGATTGATGATGGACGAAATCACAAAGGTTGTGACAAAGCCATTGTCATCCCAGCTCATACAACAATTGCGTTTAGTGTATTTGAACTCTATATCCATTTAGATGGGCATTTTG ATGAAAAGGTGTTGGATGATGTCAGAAATTCCACCCTTTATTTGGAGGATCTGATTGCTGACTATTATGAAAAGGCTACAAGCATGACTGACATTTCCACAAACTACCTCAGAGATAATGTACACACACGGGTCAATCTCCTCAATCATAATATCTCTAAAGGACCCTGTACTCTTTGTGGCATGGGAAGCTCCCGAAGAGAGACAGTATATGGATGCCTGGAGTGTTCATTCAATGGGCAGAAATATGTGAGACTGCATGTGGTACCATGCTTTGATCTGTGGCACAAAAGAATAAGATAA